The DNA region CTCCCAGGTCAGAAAGTCAAGGCACGTCTCCTCCCTGCATGGTTTTGGGGTCAGTCTGTACTCACAGGGATGCTGGCGGTGCCTCCAGCCCCAAACCTCGCTCCAGCATCAAAGCCACCTTCCACCAGCACGGTGGAGCCCGGCGGATAGACGGGTCCCACGGGGTAATACGCCATGGGGACGGAGGAACCGATGGGCCCCACGGCCACGGATTGGGCCACGGGCAGGAAGACGGACGCACCCGGATATGCTGCCGACATGGTGGGGACGGTGGCAGCCCCCAAAGGGACGAAGCTGGGAC from Meleagris gallopavo isolate NT-WF06-2002-E0010 breed Aviagen turkey brand Nicholas breeding stock unplaced genomic scaffold, Turkey_5.1 ChrUn_random_7180001888562, whole genome shotgun sequence includes:
- the DAZAP2 gene encoding DAZ-associated protein 2; the encoded protein is MGVWGHKAWNNALPRDSVQLYRPSFVPLGAATVPTMSAAYPGASVFLPVAQSVAVGPIGSSVPMAYYPVGPVYPPGSTVLVEGGFDAGARFGAGGTASIPVSTD